CTAcacacaattattaatataaagcaATTTGTGTGTAATTCAGGATCCCTAcacacaattattaatataaagcaATTTGTGTGTAATTCAGGATCCCTAcacacaattattaatataaagcaATTTGTGTGTAATTCAGGATCCCTAcacacaattattaatataaagcaATTTGTGTGTAATTCAGGATCCCTAcacacaattattaatataaagcaATTTGTGTGTAATTCAGGATCAATTTGATAGACAGTAAACTATGAAATATTGATACAGCTAATATAGCAGATATAACTTGCACGCACGATCAACCGTGCCTACAGCGTCAGATTCCCAGTGctactgtatctccacatactatcacatatatatcacatgtggtgcctgtatcatgtaaggttactgctagatacatgtgaaacacatgttgtattaccaaatattcctatgatacttcggaaatagatagtaaatagatacagtactggGAATCGGCTGCCTACAGAAAACGTTTACATACATGAACGGTTTTGACCATGCTGATTAAATCATCTTCCTACATTGGAATAAGCATTGGTTAAGGGGAATCCTGGTTAAGTACTAGAAAAGTTACATAAATATAACACTATCTGTTTTCCCCCCCCCCCAAGATGTCCAATTATACCCATTTGATAGACATTATGTAACCGAAACTTTATCATAAGGCATAAAGCCAGAGTTTCCTAGCATCCGAACGGAAACTCTACCGCTAGGACGAACGCAGACCCATGTGATACTGCCGTGGTTTAAACTAAATCGTAACCAAGCTTCTGGAGGGAGTTGTAGAGCTctgaaatgaagaaaaaaaaattggttaaacagttttaaaaataaggtAAAATAATGTGTCCAGACTCTAAACTGCACATCACATGACAAAGGCGACAAACACAAATAGTGTGAGCAATGCATGATGGGATGGAATTGGGAGCAATAGCGCCACCACCAGTCtatataaatttttaattatactGGTGGCAGTATTGCTCCAAattccttcccatcatgcatcgcTCATGCTATTTGTGTTTGTGTTTGTCGCCAAACAATGTACTATATCTACCTGCATACAAAGTAACGTATAACATTCGCATGGCATACTAAAAGCTCTACACTATCATTCATCTGTTCAGGACTTGCTCGATGAAAATACTTGCAAAATGCAGCCTCAATCCGAGCACCATCTTGGAAGAACTGCTGAAAAATAAAAGACAACATTTCCAAAAAACAAAGGTTCTGGTTATCAGACGCTTTGAGCATCAGGCCCAGACAATCGttgccataaaaaaaaaactttaatcgCTAAACAATCAATCTcctaaataatcaaattaatcaCAAAATAAACTAAACTTAATAATCTCTTCCAATCAGCAAAATCACCTGTAAATAATCTAGAATCAAAGAAGAATATGTTCTTGTCAAGAGGGGCCAGAAGCATTAAATGAGAATTAAATAAAATCCAGGCAGACTTTAAAAACACAGATCAACAAATCCTTgaacatttatcatttttaaatcaaatatgtCATTATTAAATGAAGTTAAAAGGAGTGAAAACCAACCGATGCTTCAGGTCTCCAGTGTCCTGCAGGGGGTTCAGGGGGAATTGGCGCCCCTTCTCGTAGAAAGTCACATGATTTACGAGGCAAATCAGGAAAATGCTTAGCAATTATATCAGCTGTTTCGATTGCTCTGGTCATTGTGGAATTGTGAATAAGGCTAATGTCCAGTTTCATGTCTTTCAAACGAAGACCCGTCAGATGTGCTTGTTCACGACCTGAAAGTAATCAAAAGTtctctaaatttaaaaaaagtaaaaattaaataaataaaaattgatgtaTATATGTACTTACACtataaagtactgtacatatatacatcaatttatatataaacccAAAggcaaaatattgaaaaaatgacaatgctgtgggtatcagtggctggatctcaatggagatacaaaatgacaatgctgtgggtatcagtggctggatctcaatggagatacaaaatgacaatgctgtgggtatcagtggctggatctcaatggagataccaaatgacaatgctgtgggtatcagtggctggatctcaatggagatacaaaatgacaatgctgtgggtatcagtggctggatctcaatggagatacaaaatgacaatgctgtgggtatcagtggctggatctcaatggagatacaaaatgacaatgctgtgggtatcagtggctggatctcaatggagatacaaaatgacaatgctgtgggtatcagtggctggatctcaatggagatacaaaatgacaatgctgtgggtatcagtggctggatctcaatggagatacaaaatgacaaagctgtgggtatcagtggctggatctcaatggagatacaaaatgacaatgctgtgggtatcagtggctggatctcaatggagatacaaaatgacaatgctgtgggtatcagtggctggatctcaatggagatacaaaatgacaatgctgtgggtatcagtggctggatctcaatggagatacaaaaatgacaatgctgtgggtatcagtggctggatctcaatggagatacaaaaatgacaatgctgtgggtatcagtggctggatctcaatggagatacaaaatgacaatgctgtgggtatcagtggctggatctcaatggagatacaaaatgacaatgctgtgggtatcagtggctggatctcaatggagatacaaaaatgacaatgctgtgggtatcagtggctggatctcaatggagatacaaaatgacaatgctgtgggtatcagtggctggatctcaatggagatacaaaatgacaatgctgtgggtatcagtggctggatctcaatggagatacaaaatgacaatgctgtgggtatcagtggctggatctcaatggagatacaaaatgacaatgctgtgggtatcagtggctggatctcaatggagatacaaaatgacaatgctgtgggtatcagtggctggatctcaatggagatacaaaatgacaatgctgtgggtatcagtggctggatctcaatggagatacaaaatgacaatgctgtgggtatcagtggctggatctcaatggagatacaaagaaaaaagcgaaaagctaaatctaaacgataaattaaaacagccagaaaagttagcaatttatcaatttatatatatacactataAATAAAGTAGCTAAgctaattttttattttcttaaaaataaaaaatgttaatattactaAAAGATACCTAGAAGAGTCAACGTCCTATCTTTGTCATCTTCGCGACCTATATTGTATTGTCCATGACGAATTAGGATCAAATGGCGTGTGGCTGTTGGCTTCGCTTCTGCTAGCTTCtgattatatatttcattgtcGGTTTCTTTCTTTGGTGGTTTTACTGAACTTTTTGGATCCcttctaaaaaataaaacaaacaaaagagaacattattaaataaattatttaaataatataggcctaggcctatttattttatataaattctaattagctataaattatttattattaatattcataatatagGTAgtgaatacatttaaaacactggattaaaaaaaatgattaaatcaaattaatatttaagcTAGGCATAGGATTTACTCCAAAAAGACGCACTTGTCCCAGTTATTGTCCCACTTCACACTTGGCTCGAAGTTCGTGGTCCACGATGCGTTGGCTTGAGGAAGAAACcttctaaaatatttattttcatcatttgtCACACCGTGGAAATACACAGCACCAGCGATTCCAGCCGATATACCACATACAACTTTTAATGACCTAGAAAACATGTTTAAATGcagtttttttaaagaaagtttCGATCAAGTTCGTTTACAAGGAGGCAGCCATTTTATATATTTCAGGCATGTCCaaagaaatgttattttgaaatattaaatgtataatttttaataaatctaGATCACataaagtatttaaataaaattactgcttaaaaatagattattttattgttgGAGATATTGTGTATAGTATTAATATGATGACTTAAAACTTTGAATTTTGAACTAGTAGCCGCCTCCTATCTGTTTTCTgctaaataaaaaccaaaataaagtTTCAACACGTGAAAGATATTTCGGGGAACAACGTATCTGTATTTTTCGACGGACTCCTTTTTCGACAAGGTGCCGTAATTGCACAGTATTTACAAAATACACTTACGGAGAATagtgtaaattaataatttacatcaaataaatataaggctGGCTAGCTAGGCAGAAACATAGTTGTTTAGGACACACACGTCACGGTTGTTGCATAATAATGTTAGTGTGTCGTAAAATGAATATATGCATAGGCGGCCTaggttaaaaattattattatgaaaagtGTTTTGTGTGTATAACTAGGCGTAGTGTATTCTACCTGAGTTGTAGTTATcgtatgaaattaataaatagggTTTGGCTGTAGCAGGTATATAAACTAATATATAGTAATATGTATTCTAagcaaatataataaattacactTTTACTTACAGAAGAAGAAATTGACAACTGTTTGCCATGGAGACTGAGGAAATATTCCAATTTCTATCTCCATCTGCGAGAATTGATGTGAAGGCATTTGCTTTGGATTACGTCCTTGGTTTAACCAGCACAACAGAGGGAAAGGCGCTATTGTCATCTGATAAACGATATATCGAATCAATATTCAGTTTAACAAAGGACTCCACATCATCGATTGTCAAAGATTCCTACATAGCGCTCATAGGCTTATCAGCAGATGATGCGTTTGCAAATACGATGATTACGGACTATTGTATCGTTCCTTCGCTTCTGGAGTATATCGTTAATGAAGAAAGTGATCATGTTGATACAGTCTGCATGTTACTTGCAAATTTAAGTCGCAATTCATTTTGCTGTCGGAAATTAATTGAGCTT
This is a stretch of genomic DNA from Antedon mediterranea chromosome 3, ecAntMedi1.1, whole genome shotgun sequence. It encodes these proteins:
- the LOC140045361 gene encoding serine/threonine-protein phosphatase PGAM5, mitochondrial-like isoform X2, with product MFSRSLKVVCGISAGIAGAVYFHGVTNDENKYFRRFLPQANASWTTNFEPSVKWDNNWDKRDPKSSVKPPKKETDNEIYNQKLAEAKPTATRHLILIRHGQYNIGREDDKDRTLTLLGREQAHLTGLRLKDMKLDISLIHNSTMTRAIETADIIAKHFPDLPRKSCDFLREGAPIPPEPPAGHWRPEASFFQDGARIEAAFCKYFHRASPEQMNDSVELLVCHANVIRYFVCRALQLPPEAWLRFSLNHGSITWVCVRPSGRVSVRMLGNSGFMPYDKVSVT
- the LOC140045361 gene encoding serine/threonine-protein phosphatase PGAM5, mitochondrial-like isoform X1 — encoded protein: MFSRSLKVVCGISAGIAGAVYFHGVTNDENKYFRRFLPQANASWTTNFEPSVKWDNNWDKRDPKSSVKPPKKETDNEIYNQKLAEAKPTATRHLILIRHGQYNIGREDDKDRTLTLLGREQAHLTGLRLKDMKLDISLIHNSTMTRAIETADIIAKHFPDLPRKSCDFLREGAPIPPEPPAGHWRPEASQFFQDGARIEAAFCKYFHRASPEQMNDSVELLVCHANVIRYFVCRALQLPPEAWLRFSLNHGSITWVCVRPSGRVSVRMLGNSGFMPYDKVSVT